The Populus nigra chromosome 4, ddPopNigr1.1, whole genome shotgun sequence genome contains the following window.
ACACCAACAAAAGGCAGCAATTGATGCTGTTTTGCAGGCGTACCAAGCATCTCCAAATACTGCAGAAGTTGTCAATTCCTGTCCCTATGTCATGTCCAGTGCAGCAAGTGCCTCATTGTCATTGACTGCAAGTAATGGAGATTCTTATGGGAAAACAGGTGCTCAAAAGCTTAGTTTTAATCCAATTAATCTTGTCCGGTGGCCATTTCAGAAACGAGACACCATTTTAGCTGTTGAGGGTGTGAACTCACTTTGTCAACTTGTCCACCGTGTGCTGCAGAGCCATGAAGAGGCCTCTTTACAGGTATAGACTcttaatccaattaaaaaagtaatccaattaaaaaagcTCTGTTGTTTTCTCATATTGAAAATCCATTGGGAATAAATTACTTAAAGAAGGTATTGATAATCAAGCAATCGGTTTGGcttgaaaagaacaaaacataGGAACTACAGTTTCATTCCACTGTCTGCCACATGTTCCGGTACAACTGCGACATCCAATTTCCATGTGGTGATTGGATCTCATTGATCAGATGGCCTTTTTACTTGCTCACACTTCGAATGCTGAAGTCAACTTAATTTAATAATGTTGACTGGATTTCTTTCCACATCAAGCAGGAAACCATGTGCATGCTGCACTTCTTACTCTTTTGTGATATTTATATCGATCTCCTTGACATGCTTTGGACAAATTCTGAATGCCTTGTTGGTTTTGATTCAAGGAATTTGCTAGAGATAGGCTTTTGGCAGAGCTGGCACGAGAACATGCACTGGCAATAGATGCCAGCCGAAACTCTAAAGCCAAGGCATCTTCTTTAACCGCTGCGGCTGTCGGCGCCTCCCTTGGGGCCGGTCTTGGCATTGTACTGGCTGTTGTCATGGGTGCAGCATCTGCTTTGAGGAAGCCCTAATTTCTTTTATACTTTCCCATTATATGTGGTGAAAACATGTACCTTTCCATTATAGCTTAGTGTAAATGGTATTTATCTTAGTTCCGAAGATACCAGTATTCGGCCATTTGTTTATTCTAGTCATGTAAATCCATCCTTAGAGCCCTTCTTcttacctttaattttttttcgggATCTTGCCCTCCAAcacaattttagtttttgttatgggaaagaaattattattattataatatacgTATATGAAGCTGTGTACACTGCCTTTTGTATTGGTACTTGCCTGGATTCCAAGTCATGGGGTGCAGATAACAAAAACGCCAATCGAACTATTTAGTGGAAACTAGCTATTTTGATACGTAGTGCATGTGATTCCCTTTGTGATTTTgaataatgatatataaataatttaattaattctttaatagtGTAGTACACTAGTACGTCAACtttatgcataaaaattaacaattcattaaaaattaatgacaacCCTGGTTTGTGTGGCCAGATGGGACAAGCATAATTCACTGAACTCttctcatttcaaaacattATATCATTTGTAGAGTAAGGTATTAGGAACGATGGAAAGGGAAATTAGAAcgtcttttaatattaaaggtaagtttgtttttcaaaaaaaaattaatttttatttttttatttactttaaattaattatttttttgacattttaaaattattttgataggctaataaaaaataattttttaaaaattttaaaaaatattattttaatatatatattataaaaaaaatactttaaaaaacaaatactaatgaaaatatatattcggTCTCTGTATCTGTTTTTCCTTGGTCATTATGCAGTACAAGCATCATCAGCGTTTTGAATTCTCAAAAAACAAGTCACATCATACAACACACGCAGTGACAACTACTAGTTCGAAAAAAAgcttaaatgatttttatacttGTTGCCAAGGATAATAGTAAGTAAAATGCAGAGCCGATCTGACAAAAAGAATTCAAACACCGGACTCGGACTCGAATTACACTCCAGAAAGAAAAGAGACTATGTATTGCAGCAAGAGAAGCCATACTTTTTTGACGAGTTGTCCCCATTCACCAGGCTCACTCGATTGGCTGTCAGCTCAGCCTTGTATGAATCAGAGTTTAAGATTTTCCTGCTCATATTATTGTAGATTTCACGGATAACAACCTCGAAAGCAGCTTCAACATTAGTAGAATCAAGGGCAGATGTCTCCATGAAGAATAGACTTTCTTCCTCCGCAAGGCTCTTGCCCTCGTCTCTACTCACTTCTCTGATACTGTCAAGATCACACTTGTTCCCTACAAGCATTCTAGCGATCGCAGTGTCGCAATGAGCTgcaaattatgcaaaaaaatgtCAAGTTTTTGACAATTCTGAAAGAATAATTTGAAGGGATGAAAAAACACCTGTTAGGCtaagagtttttcttttcttgagggGATAACAGAAGCTAGAATTTCACATATTTCAAATATCAAATGCTCTTTAGTTTCCAAACTGTCGCTGTTTTTCAGTAAAGGATTTGAACAAAATCTTTTACCAATTGGTATCATTAGAGTCTACATTTATCGAATCAAACTGTTATCAGACAACTGGAATTTCACTCTTCTCAAATTCCCAGATCCAAAGGATAAAGAACTGTCTATTGACTCTAAGGAGGATGGGAGGTGATAATTATGGTAAACAGTGCATAActcaattcaattaaaccttgatcTCAACAAGTACTCTTTCGGTATTGCCTTCGGTGCCAGGTCCAGCAAAATTAAGGTATATAGGTATTAAGGATCGCAGCACAACAGATGAGTAAAGCACTCCACAGTATGTATCAAGGTACCAAGAATGTTCATTTTAAACTACCAATGCCTAGATTGCTACACCGCTGGGGGTCCTGAAGAGAGGAAACTGGATTTAAGATGCTAATAAATCTAAATGCTACATCAATCCTCTTTGATCATCATAATGTAGTACAAATGTTGCTACAACTCAGCTTTTTCTACGCTTTGCTTTCACAAGCCACACATACTTGTGCTATCGGTTTAGACTCGAATGTATGAATGAAGTATTAAACTTAAGAAAACAATCACTAAGATACTTCAAAACCCTGCATTTTCTGTTTTTAAGATGCTACTGGTCTACTGCAACATTAGCATATGGGAAGGCAGAGTAAAGTCGATTTCTGCTCACCACTCGTCTACTAGTTAATAAGGCTCCATGTTTGATCTGCAACATTTCATGTTGTTTTACCATTTGTTTATGAGAAGATGAATTTTTTAAGCTATTCCTaacattcaaataaaacaatattatagtTTACATACCTAAACCATTGAGCCCATCAAAGCCACAACCAATTAACATTTCGATTCTCTCAACAACCaaacagaaagaagaaagaacgaacaagaacaagaaactTACTGCCAAGTTCATCAAGCCACCTCTTAACACTATCAAAGCTCGTCCTCCTGGTGATATCATAAACAATGAGAGCACCAACAGCACCTCTATAGTAAGCAGAGGTGACAGCTCTAAACCTCTCTTGACCAGCAGTGTCCCAGATCTGTGCCTTGATTTCTTTGCCATCAATATCCACCACTTGGGTCTGGAACTCTACCCCAATTGTAGCCTTTGAATTGCTATCAAACTCATTTCTAGCAAATCTTGACAACAAGTTGGATTTCCCAACAGCAGAGTCTCCTATGACCACTATCTTGAACAAGTACTCTTCACccccttccccttcttcttGTTCTCGACCCATTGTTGCAGCAAGAAGGAGTTGCTTTGGTTTACGTGTGGATTATTATAGTTAGTGACGGGATTTTCTTACGTTTTGGGATGTGTGAAAGGGGCAACTGGCATTTGCACTGAGACTGCTGCAGACTGGCTGCGTAATTGGCGGAGCTGTTTTGTGATGGATTTTGGCGGTGGCTTTGACTAGAGAAGTTGGGGCTTTTAGTATTGCTTTCCAGTTTGTGGTCGGAGAATTAAAGGctcataaaaatatcttttcaattttttccaaGTGAAAAAGTACTCATATAgtcttatatatttctttttaataatgaaaaatgTCAAAATAACGAGGAATATCTTGAATCTGATATTCCATTCATTATTATACAatatactatatataaaaaaaacacagtaaaaatagtaattttgtaaatattttactgtaacgatgataaaattatatatatttttattattattatgagtaCTAGGTTTGTAATTTttcatatgcattttttttgttaataaaaaacttgctttgttttttttctttatatttttacactTAATctatttgtgattattttttttgttcttgtatatttttttgtaattttttttctttgttaatagaGTAtcgatatgttattttttttttaaatgaaccaAGCatgaaataaagttttattaaaaggaaatgatgtacaaaatgacataattatagatttactataatttttaatttatttaattaaatacatgtataaatcttttgatttattattaggatttttttgtcaaaaaaccATACTGAAAAAACctgcatattttttttgctaaaaaaattcatttgaccGGCAGAGAAAAAACAGCTTAAATAAccattaattatcaaaataataagcgTGTTTGATCTATAATTATAAGAACTGGCTCGACCGGGCATATTGATTCGGAAAATCTGCAATTCCAAACCTAATTTAGgtaggattttaattttttttttaaagtattgatCCGGTTAATGTAATCAGGTTTTTAACGTAACGAAGGTAGGAGAGGCAAAGAAATGGGATGATTAGTAAATCATCAAATCCTAATCTGCCCcatcttttaataaaaacatatctcTAACCCTATTTAGACAATTATTAAAAGATCACTTTTCTGGGCTTTTTGCAGACAATAGAAAtcatctaattgttttttaaaatattttttatttaaaaatataataaaataatatttttttaaaaaattatttttaaagttaatatatcaaaacaatttaaaaatataaaaaataatttaaaataaaaaaataaaaattttcgatttctttttaaaatatttttagaatgtAAAAACAAGAAACCACGTGAAGGCACCCATTGGTTCAAGCTCATCGCATTAATTAGTGCAATTCGCTAGAAGATCGCAGCCATTACATAAATTTGCTTGCCTGGGTTCCTGTAATGATCCTTAACAGCAGATAGTTGTATTGCCAACAAATCCTACgagaaatttatatatgtagtgTGTGACAGCAGGCCAAGGGCAGATATATTTTAATGCTAGAATAAATAAACGAGAGGCCACTCGGGCCCCAATTATGCGAGCTAGGCCAGTGCTTAGACTTTGAAGGTGAAAATGTGCTGTATCATTGAACCAGCCATCTTTTTCCTCCACTCATTGTGGTATACTCTTGGGGCGAGCCATTTAGTAAAGAATGTCTGCTTCAATATCCCCACCACACCCACTAATCAGACCCTCATAAGTCAAGCTCAGAAGAAGAACCTCAAAGAAACGATGGAGTTTCAAGGGCATTCCAATTTGAGGCAAACAATGAAAAACGTTTTATATCGTGCTCTTCTTGCTGTGCTACTTCTCTACCCCTCCATTGCCACAGATCCTTTGAGGAACTTGTTTAATGAAGACGGTGAAACAACCCTCTTCACTATACGGGTAACAAGAGCTCTACACCAGCAAGAATTGATGACTTGCCGGCTAAACCTGTTTCCATAGCCAGCTCAAATGGTTAGGCGGCTACAATCTATGGCCTGGCACAATGCAGGGGTGGTGGTCGAAACGAATTGAGCTAATATGCCTTCGAGCAGCAAAGACTGCTCAGGATGCCTCCAAGATGCAGCAAAGCAAGTCCACCAACTTTGTCCAAACCATACGGACGCAAGGATTTGGTATGACTGCTGCTTTTTAAGGTATAACAATAGGGAATTTCATTGGAAAAGTTGACTAAGGTTTTGGTATCTATTACTTTACTGTTGAGAGTGTAACGGATCCTGAAGATTTTAACAGAAATCTTGGAGCTTTGATGAATAAGATCAGATCAGAAGCAGTTCTGGCAGAGAATGAAGGGCTTGGAATAGGAAAGAGCGAGTTGTCAACTTTCGCGACACTTGTGCTCTGGTACAATGCACAAGGGACTTGGCCCCAGTAGATTGTGCTCTCTGCTCATTGCTTAGCTTTTGCGGTCAACAATTTTCCAAACTTCTGCAGCAATGGGAACTGCTGCAGGGTCATATACAGCAATGGGAACTTCTGGGGTTTAAAGcaatctataatttataaatttttaaaaacctgTTTTTTCAAACCGTAACTACAGAAACTACATTAGTATCAAACACATACTAAACCCGATCCGGTCTGTTACGTCAACAAATAATACATTAAAGTATGTGTAGAACAACCAGCTGATTGATTCGAGGATTATTAACATTATTAACTAATAACTACtagatattttgattttattaccaCGTTTAATTACAAATTTTATTCATTGCCACGCTACATTTAATTTTCCCTACAACGCCATGGCTTATTGATTTATCTCATGGATTTTTTTAGCTACAGCACTTCTTCTATTTTAGCAGATTTATCCATGAATACCAACTTCTTTGTGTAACTTGGTTGACCTGCAGCATGAGATTGATGAGACCTGCCTTTTGCAGGTCTCCGctgaaaattatcttttacGAAATCGGTAGCATTGCCCGTCCTGTTGTCATGCACTGAAGGAAAAATGGTGTAAAATTAATCCttcagaaaagaagaaaagaaggctAAATGATCCAAAATTATCCACgattttgaatcaaaattaatcaaactattttttttggatgaaaataaGCACTTTCCAAAACTGCCTCCTCCTGGTAGCTCTTTGGTAAACGCCAGCGAAAAGACTATGGCCTGGAACCACGTAGGCGTGACATACGTGAGCAGAGGAGACTGCTCGACTTGCCTTAGAAATATTGCAGCAAAGCACCTTCTTTGTCCAAACCAAGCTGATGCAACGAATTACTGGTACCACGACTGCTTTTTGAGGTATAGCAAGGAGGATTTCTTTGGAAAAGAGACACATCTAAGgatatttattaattgattttagatAACGTTTCGAACCCTCAAGattttaatagaaaacaaagaGCTCAATTCGATGCATAATTATCAAACCGAGACTGGTCTGACTAGTCAATTTGTTGATTCCAAGTCTGTTTTAGGCTGAGTTTGCTTTTAATCTGTTTAGAAAGGTGATATGTTCAAATTATAGTAACCTtagtgatttatttaatttgtctaAACTTAAGTGAGatgcaagaatattttttttttaatttttgtcaaaacaacatgattttatttttcttttaacttttttgttcatgacaacaataattttttataaacttagATCGACATGTTTAATTACGAGTTAATTTGACTAACCCGTAACTTGAATGTTAAATCATGTCTAATAACCACGATACGGTTGCATGGCAAGCTGTGTGCTGCAAAGAATAAAGGgcttggaaaagaaaagattaaattgtAGACTCTTCATGCCACGGCACAATGCACAAGGGACTTGGCTCTGATAGATTGTGCAGAAATCGGCTTCAATGAAGGAATATGATGAATGAAAGCAGCCAGAACTCCATCTTTAAGCTACGTTCTGATTGAACTTTTAGCATGTTGGAGATGCGATCGTTTATTTGTAGCATGATTAGATACTTGATTTGTGTGTTTATGTGTATTATCATCAATCTCAAATCTTGATTTGCTTAGTATTTTACCTTGATACATGCTCGTCTATGTAATTCTCATAGCTGTTTATAAATGAAGATTACAATTATTTCTCATTCGtctcaatctaaaaatttaaaccgagtattatattattcttttacaTCATCAGCTAGTACGAGGCACACTTTAGGTATTTGATTGGTGGAATATGACTTGGAATCACAATCACAAGATGGTTGAAGGCATTATTGAGGTCTTACTTCACTGGATTCACCTAATCTGATTGTCAGCAAATGCTAAAACACTGTTTCATTGCTTAACTTGTGCCAAGAAACATTACTTGTTAAGTGCACTCAGCTTGTAACAGCACCATCACTAAATCTGGAATGCAAATTAAGCATTGATAGGATGGTTGCATTGAAACCACCGGAGAATTTAACATGAATAGGTTTagcagaaaaaaatatcatgttaccTCCACTTTCCACCACTAACAAAACAAGCCAGTTGTTCATAAGGGCTTGCAGTGGGATCCCTTCATCAACTACCACCACCCACAATTCATGATAATATAGGAGGCACCGAGAAATGGTGATTCAAGCAAATTGCGAGTAAACCATGAATTTATTATCCATCCTTCTCCTCCTATTATTGCTATGCACTTGCAGTGCAGATCGTGCGGGAGAGTTCTGCAATGCAGACAGCGAAATAAGTGGCAACAGCCAGATATTTGCAAATATTGACAGGTTATTGCCTGTGTTGGTTTTCAGGACTGCCTTGACTGGTTTTGCTACtgtcacatatggcaaaggacAAGACAAAGTCTATGGTCTAGCACAATGCAGAGGAGATGTGAGCAGCAAAGACTGCTTCAGTTGTATCCAAGATGCAGCAAAGCAAATCCGTGAAGTTTGTCCAGACCAGGCCGATGCCAGGATTTGGTTCGATTATTGCTTTTTACGGTATGACAACATAAATTTCATTGGAAAAGTTGATACAGATTTTAGCATAGTCTACTTTAATGTTGAAGAAGCAACAGAATTTGAAGACTTTCATGATGAGCTAGCAGCTCTGACGGATCAGATAAGAGCTGAAGCTGTTTTTCCTGGGAATAGAGGGCTGGGAAAGGGTGAAAAGAAACTATCTAGATTTGTGAAACTTTATGCTCTGGTTCAGTGCATTAGGGACCTATCTCGGATAGACTGTGCACAGTGTCTGGCTATTGCTATTGGAAATTTCCCTGACTTTTGTGATGACAGAAAGGGATGTCGAATTTTCTATAGCAGCTGTTACGTTCGATATGAGCTCTATCCATTTTTCTTCCCCATTGATTCCAGAAATTCCCTGGTTAATACTTCAATGGTTGTAGCTAATCCCTAGTTTGTGTCGTGAAAATCAGAAATCAGAATCACTCAACATAGGAATTGTCCTGTTTCAACAATTAACTTCCTTTACACACATAAGAATAAGGTCACTAGTACATCTTGCCTCTCTTGTATGCTGTTGTTATGCTTATGCCATTACAtatttccttattttattttcttgtccaTGAGACAAAGAGTATGAATGTATgatatttaattcttgattcTTGAAACCAATTTCTTGAATTCTGGTTAGTTGTTTGCTTTGCCGCGGCTCCTTGGAAAAGGGATCACGTCTCTAACATCAGGGAGGCCAGTAGTGAACAGAACCATAAGATCAAACCCTAAACTGAATCCAGAATGCTCGACTGTTCCATGCCTGCGAAGATCCAAGTACCATTCATACTGCTCTCTTGGCAAGCGTAATTCTTCAATcctgcataaaaaatataaacaacatAGAATAGAAACATTGCCCTTGTTTTGGTCAGTAACAAGCAACTGTGTTTTGATCATTTGTCAAACTGAATGTTCATCGAGATGAGCTAGCCTTAAAGTTAAATCAAGTATCAGATGAAAGTAGTGCCAAGTTTCTTACGTTTTGTTTAGCATATCAATCCGTTCCTCACTTTGGCTACCTGTGATGATTGTTCCAGCCTGCAAAATATACATCATCCAGTTTATAAGCAGTCCAAAGTAGGATTAGGAAAGCTTCAATTATAAAGCATGCTTCTCTTTGAAGAAATTTTGAGCTTACCTTGGGTACAACCATATCAAATGCAGCAGCTGTTTTCCCATCATCATTCAGTCGTACATAAAAGGGCTTAAGTTCTTTTGGATAATTGTATATGATTACAGGCTTACGATAGACATCTTCAGCCAAATAACTGCCATCCATTAACATATAATAAGTACCAGCATTAGGAAAGAATGCCTCACTTCCCATCTTTCCCGATATTTGGTCATGGATATATGCATATGAAACATCACATTAGGCATACCTTAGATGCTCTGGAGTTAGAGCAATGCCCCATTCTTGGTTTATTTCGAATTTAACTGCAACCTGCTCGCCATTTGTCAGAAGGGATATTTATgagataaaattgttttgaggTTAATATGTTTGCAAAAAATAGATGGGAAATGCAATTTACCTTCTTCAAAGCTTCCATGTAGGAAATCTTTTCAATTGAAGATGATATCATTGATTCAAGACGATAGCTGCTAGATTTGTCGATACGTTTAGAAACAAATTTCATGTCTTCTGAACAATTTTTCAAAATCCATTTGCAGAGGAACTTGAAATATTCATCTGCACAGTTCATTGCATCCTGGAAGCCagcaaaagtttataaaatcaGTTCTGCTTCTGTTCAATCATAATAGACTATAGAAATGATGCCTTCAAATGATTTTCTAAGCACTAGTGTGTCATGAACCTGACAACAGGAGGAAACATGATTGCCATACCTCTAATTGTGAAAAAGCCATTTGAACCTCAACCATCCACATTTCTGATATACGATTTGCAGATTCCTTTCTATCCGCTCGAAATCTAGGTCCGAAT
Protein-coding sequences here:
- the LOC133692431 gene encoding ras-related protein RABA5e produces the protein MGREQEEGEGGEEYLFKIVVIGDSAVGKSNLLSRFARNEFDSNSKATIGVEFQTQVVDIDGKEIKAQIWDTAGQERFRAVTSAYYRGAVGALIVYDITRRTSFDSVKRWLDELGTHCDTAIARMLVGNKCDLDSIREVSRDEGKSLAEEESLFFMETSALDSTNVEAAFEVVIREIYNNMSRKILNSDSYKAELTANRVSLVNGDNSSKKYGFSCCNT
- the LOC133692430 gene encoding cysteine-rich repeat secretory protein 55, whose translation is MNLLSILLLLLLLCTCSADRAGEFCNADSEISGNSQIFANIDRLLPVLVFRTALTGFATVTYGKGQDKVYGLAQCRGDVSSKDCFSCIQDAAKQIREVCPDQADARIWFDYCFLRYDNINFIGKVDTDFSIVYFNVEEATEFEDFHDELAALTDQIRAEAVFPGNRGLGKGEKKLSRFVKLYALVQCIRDLSRIDCAQCLAIAIGNFPDFCDDRKGCRIFYSSCYVRYELYPFFFPIDSRNSLVNTSMVVANP